The Cytobacillus oceanisediminis genomic interval ACTCAACTTCAACGATTTCCTTCAGCCTTCCCCCTGACATTAATTTCTTGGAAATAAGCACGGCCAGAATGGCTGCCGCAAGCCCTCCCCATATATTAAATACCAGATAGCCAAGCGTACTTAAAAAAGATGTGAAAATCACAAGATAATTTCTGCTTTCGAAGGCGATCGCCACACCTTCTATATACGTTTTGCCTCTGGGAACCATTTCGTAGCTGTCCAGTTCAGTAAGCGTGTTTCTCTCCATGTTTCTGACTTCCCTAAACTGGGATGCAGCAAGGGTCAGAAAGGTAATGGCTGTGAATTCTTCCTCCATTATTGAAGGAATGGCCACCGTTCCCAGACCAGCAGCAATGAATCCCAATGCAACGTGTATAATCTTTCCATGTAAGTATGTAGGATATTGCCGGTAATCGGTCCGCAGCATATAAATACGGGTCAAAGTTCCAGCTGCCAGACCAAAAAGTATCGGGTACGTATATTCGCTCATGATAATTTTTGTTTCTCCCTTTCGAAATGTTTAAAGTTGGCTTCAATATATTTGACGGCCCATTGCCCTGCAATCCATACGGCCGATATGGAAACAGAGATTGCCATGATATCCAGAAAGGCCAATGATCCAATAGTGTACGGAAAGGAAAATTGTTTAAGAATAAGCGCATATAGAACTTCTCCCTGGATGCCCCCGAGCAATATTAAAGGCAGTCTGAGCATTCTGTTTTTTTGCAGGAGAACTGCCATATAAACAAGAAGGACTGACAGCATCCAATTCCGGGAGAATATTACCCAAACAGGATCAAACAGTTCAAACAGATGAAATGTGACATAGGCCATCATCAGGATGAAAGCACAAAAAAGGAAATAAAATTTACTCAGTTTTTTTAATCTCCCAGCAAAAATATATAAAGATATAATCAAAAAAAGGCCACCGATACTAGTTTCAACATTGAAGATTTTAAGTGTCCAGGGTGACAGCATAATGAAGAATAAAATCCAGGCAG includes:
- a CDS encoding YphA family membrane protein, which codes for MEGLIFYWISWMVWIMATFFMDRNNKYRFLLSAWILFFIMLSPWTLKIFNVETSIGGLFLIISLYIFAGRLKKLSKFYFLFCAFILMMAYVTFHLFELFDPVWVIFSRNWMLSVLLVYMAVLLQKNRMLRLPLILLGGIQGEVLYALILKQFSFPYTIGSLAFLDIMAISVSISAVWIAGQWAVKYIEANFKHFEREKQKLS
- a CDS encoding YIEGIA family protein — protein: MSEYTYPILFGLAAGTLTRIYMLRTDYRQYPTYLHGKIIHVALGFIAAGLGTVAIPSIMEEEFTAITFLTLAASQFREVRNMERNTLTELDSYEMVPRGKTYIEGVAIAFESRNYLVIFTSFLSTLGYLVFNIWGGLAAAILAVLISKKLMSGGRLKEIVEVEFVEPRFDGAGLYVDNIYIMNIGLPERQEEVLRYGMGFILKPKNFNARSTIANLGQRQAILHDVSTALGVYRDSGTPALVPLAKRDLDDGRVGVFVLPQEKNINKAIKIIEAVPTLENAIRMPTERQTNGKGS